A window from Setaria italica strain Yugu1 chromosome VIII, Setaria_italica_v2.0, whole genome shotgun sequence encodes these proteins:
- the LOC101785472 gene encoding putative disease resistance protein RGA4 isoform X1, whose protein sequence is MAGLAVSLVVGPLVSLVKEKASNYLLDKYKVMEGMEKQHEVLKRKLPAILDVIADAEKQASSHRGGVKEWLGELKTVAYQAIDIFDEFEYEALRRQAKKNGHITKLGKAGVKLFPTHNRVIFRIRMASKLQRVVDTINVLVHHMNDFGFNTPQHQQAPALKEGRETDSNIVDPKNIVSRSRHEERKKIVEILVNDQATNGDLKVIPIVGMGGLGKTTLAQLIYNDPQVKDHFQLLKWVCVSDDFNLRDLANKICNASKDSLEKALKELQEQLKGKRYLLVLDDVWDEESFLDKWEKFKACLEQGGVGSAVLTTTRNTEIAQLMGTIGISHERKYLDVGTLGNEFIQEIIETRAFSLHKRDDELVNLVGPIAERCAGSPLAAKALGSILRKKATTEEWEDVLQRSSICTVETGILPILKLSYDELPTDMKPCFAFCALYPKDYQIDVDNLIQLWMANGFIISEQNKVPIETVGKRIVNEMVSRSLFEYVEQDPTRFGYSSTTFLKIHDLMHDVAVSATHDECIYITDEMNESGELLPSATRHIHFERRSIANIDILSRSIRKMSIPIRTMFVERSRDVLHSSKYSSLRALALPTSRYLPIKPKHLHHLRYLDISWSIVKALPDDISILYNLQTLKLSGCKYLSMLPKQMKYMTALCHLYTDGCRNLQCMPPELGRLTSLRTLTCFVVSSDSDCSSLGELKNLNIGGSLELKQLENVTEARNARQANLGNKKELRQLSLRWTSRKEEEQQCNEVLEVLQVHDRLLALEIEAYQGTNFPLWMGALRNMVELRLSWCRKSEQLPPLCQLPALQLLHLEGLTQLQFLCSSCTSSTFGKLKDLKLVDLDNFDRFYDQAVEEELVAFPQLEKLHIERCEKLTALPEAGVLRKWYDGGEYTMVRSAFPGLKSLMLKDLRSFERWEAAIEIEVEHALFPLLETVRIDSCNKLTTLPRAPKLRELFLYMSDGENQQRSLGATRYMTSLSNLELKGIEVDGKDKWDYISSVTNMHLYCCSLFFQSHALALWACFRQLQDLVIYRSNDLIYWPENEFQNLVSLRRLEIWHCKSLVGYAPDQATLELPLPCLESLRIIACHSLVEVFNPTPALKKMDVGSCENLKTISFKQQDKTSLNAGRPSTDVIIASTAVQEDLSPSGRSNFLPSSLETLRINNCDGLLEVLNLPSSLKEIYIGGCSQLQILSGELDALSYLSVDDCPGIKSLVSDLRERYGIFEGRSPSLLGRLCS, encoded by the exons ATGGCTGGACTAGCGGTCAGCCTGGTGGTGGGCCCACTGGTGTCCCTGGTGAAGGAGAAGGCGTCCAACTATCTCCTGGACAAGTACAAGGTGATGGAGGGTATGGAGAAGCAGCACGAGGTCCTCAAGCGCAAGCTGCCTGCCATCCTCGACGTCATCGCCGACGCTGAGAAGCAGGCGTCGTCCCACCGGGGAGGAGTGAAGGAATGGCTTGGCGAGCTCAAGACGGTGGCATACCAGGCGATCGACATCTTTGATGAGTTCGAGTATGAGGCGCTCCGTCGTCAAGCCAAGAAGAATGGGCACATCACCAAGCTTGGCAAGGCTGGAGTAAAGCTCTTTCCTACTCACAACCGTGTTATATTCCGTATCAGGATGGCCAGCAAGCTTCAACGCGTTGTTGACACCATCAACGTCCTTGTGCATCACATGAACGACTTTGGGTTCAACACGCCTCAACACCAGCAGGCACCAGCACTGAAGGAGGGGCGTGAGACGGATTCCAATATCGTTGATCCTAAAAATATTGTTAGCCGATCTAGGCACgaggaaaggaagaaaattgTTGAGATATTGGTCAACGATCAAGCTACCAATGGTGATCTCAAGGTTATTCCCATCGTTGGAATGGGAGGTTTGGGCAAGACCACCCTCGCTCAGCTCATCTACAACGATCCTCAAGTCAAGGATCATTTTCAGCTACTAAAGTGGGTGTGTGTGTCAGATGATTTCAATCTGCGTGATCTTGCCAACAAAATTTGTAACGCTTCCAAGGATTCCCTTGAAAAGGCACTGAAGGAGCTTCAGGAACAGCTTAAAGGAAAGAG GTACCTTCTTGTATTGGATGACGTATGGGATGAGGAGAGCTTCTTGGACAAGTGGGAAAAGTTCAAGGCCTGTCTTGAACAAGGTGGTGTCGGTAGTGCCGTACTGACAACCACCCGTAACACAGAAATAGCTCAATTAATGGGTACAATTGGGATCTCACACGAAAGGAAATACCTTGATGTCGGAACTTTGGGCAACGAATTCATACAGGAAATTATTGAAACAAGAGCATTCAGTTTGCATAAGCGAGATGATGAGCTTGTAAACCTGGTTGGTCCGATTGCAGAGAGATGTGCTGGGTCACCATTGGCAGCCAAAGCTCTGGGGTCTATATTGCGTAAGAAGGCCACTACGGAAGAATGGGAGGATGTGCTACAGAGAAGCAGCATATGCACTGTTGAGACTGGAATTTTGCCTATACTTAAGCTTAGCTACGATGAGTTGCCAACTGACATGAAGCCATGCTTTGCTTTTTGTGCTTTGTATCCAAAGGATTATCAAATTGATGTGGACAACCTTATCCAACTATGGATGGCTAATGGTTTTATCATCTCGGAACAAAACAAGGTACCAATTGAAACCGTGGGTAAACGGATTGTCAACGAGATGGTTTCAAGGTCATTGTTCGAGTATGTGGAGCAAGATCCAACAAGGTTCGGGTATagttctacaacttttttgAAGATCCATGACCTTATGCACGATGTTGCAGTGTCTGCTACACATGACGAGTGCATATATATAACTGATGAAATGAATGAAAGTGGTGAATTACTTCCAAGTGCTACCCGCCATATACATTTTGAAAGACGAAGTATTGCAAATATTGATATTTTATCTCGTTCCATTAGGAAAATGTCTATACCTATCCGAACGATGTTTGTTGAGAGGTCTCGAGATGTGCTGCATTCATCCAAATATAGTTCTCTGCGAGCACTTGCTCTACCAACATCACGGTATTTGCCAATAAAACCAAAGCATCTGCACCACCTTAGGTACCTTGATATCTCTTGGAGTATAGTCAAAGCACTTCCAGATGACATAAGCATACTATATAATCTTCAGACACTTAAACTTTCTGGTTGTAAGTATCTTAGTATGCTTCCGAAGCAAATGAAGTACATGACTGCCCTTTGTCATCTCTACACTGATGGATGCAGGAACTTACAGTGTATGCCTCCGGAGCTTGGACGACTCACCTCTCTTCGAACACTTACATGTTTTGTAGTGAGCAGTGACTCGGATTGTAGTAGTCTTGGAGAGCTAAAAAATTTGAACATTGGTGGTTCACTAGAGCTAAAGCAGCTCGAAAATGTGACAGAAGCAAGAAATGCAAGACAAGCAAATCTTGGAAATAAGAAGGAACTGAGACAGCTGTCATTAAGGTGGACAAGTCGTAAGGAGGAGGAACAGCAATGTAACGAGGTGCTAGAGGTtctccaagttcatgatagacTACTAGCTCTAGAAATAGAAGCCTACCAAGGCACCAATTTTCCATTATGGATGGGTGCGTTAAGAAACATGGTTGAGCTTCGGCTATCTTGGTGTAGAAAATCTGAGCAGCTTCCTCCATTGTGCCAGTTACCAGCACTACAGCTTCTTCATTTGGAAGGATTGACACAGTTGCAGTTCTTGTGCAGCAGTTGTACATCCTCCACATTTGGAAAGCTTAAGGATCTTAAGCTTGTTGATCTTGATAATTTTGATAGGTTTTATGATCAGGCAGTGGAAGAAGAGCTAGTAGCATTTCCTCAGCTCGAGAAATTGCATATTGAACGCTGCGAAAAGTTGACAGCATTACCAGAAGCGGGAGTGCTCAGAAAATGGTATGATGGTGGAGAATATACAATGGTCCGCTCAGCATTCCCAGGATTGAAGAGCCTCATGTTGAAAGATTTACGGAGCTTTGAGAGATGGGAGGCTGCCATTGAAATTGAAGTAGAACATGCACTATTCCCTTTGCTTGAGACTGTCCGTATTGATAGTTGCAACAAGTTAACCACTCTGCCTAGAGCACCAAAGCTCAGGGAACTATTCCTATATATGAGTGATGGAGAAAACCAACAGAGGTCCCTGGGAGCAACTAGATATATGACGTCACTGTCCAATTTGGAACTGAAAGGAATCGAGGTGGATGGCAAGGACAAATGGGACTATATTTCATCTGTGACAAATATGCACCTTTACTGCTGCAGTTTGTTCTTCCAATCACATGCACTAGCTCTGTGGGCTTGTTTTCGGCAGCTGCAAGATCTGGTTATCTATAGGTCGAATGATCTAATCTACTGGCCGGAAAACGAGTTCCAAAATTTGGTTTCCTTGCGGAGGCTGGAAATTTGGCATTGCAAGAGTCTGGTTGGATATGCTCCTGACCAGGCAACATTAGAGCTACCCCTGCCCTGCCTCGAGTCTCTACGTATAATTGCTTGCCATAGTCTGGTAGAGGTCTTCAACCCTACCCCTGCCCTCAAGAAGATGGATGTTGGATCCTGTGAAAATCTGAAGACCATATCCTTCAAGCAACAGGACAAGACATCATTAAATGCAGGTCGTCCTAGCACTGACGTCATCATAGCATCCACTGCTGTACAGGAGGATCTCTCACCATCCGGCCGGAGTAATTTCCTTCCATCATCTCTAGAAACTCTGAGAATCAATAACTGTGATGGATTGTTAGAGGTTCTCAATCTTCCCTCATCCCTTAAAGAAATATATATTGGTGGTTGCTCCCAACTACAAATCCTATCAGGCGAGCTGGATGCACTCAGTTACCTATCAGTTGACGACTGTCCAGGTATAAAGTCACTTGTTTCAGACCTGCGGGAGCGGTATGGCATTTTTGAAG GACGCTCTCCATCGCTGCTTGGGCGTCTCTGCTCCTAG
- the LOC101785472 gene encoding disease resistance protein RGA2 isoform X2, producing the protein MAGLAVSLVVGPLVSLVKEKASNYLLDKYKVMEGMEKQHEVLKRKLPAILDVIADAEKQASSHRGGVKEWLGELKTVAYQAIDIFDEFEYEALRRQAKKNGHITKLGKAGVKLFPTHNRVIFRIRMASKLQRVVDTINVLVHHMNDFGFNTPQHQQAPALKEGRETDSNIVDPKNIVSRSRHEERKKIVEILVNDQATNGDLKVIPIVGMGGLGKTTLAQLIYNDPQVKDHFQLLKWVCVSDDFNLRDLANKICNASKDSLEKALKELQEQLKGKRYLLVLDDVWDEESFLDKWEKFKACLEQGGVGSAVLTTTRNTEIAQLMGTIGISHERKYLDVGTLGNEFIQEIIETRAFSLHKRDDELVNLVGPIAERCAGSPLAAKALGSILRKKATTEEWEDVLQRSSICTVETGILPILKLSYDELPTDMKPCFAFCALYPKDYQIDVDNLIQLWMANGFIISEQNKVPIETVGKRIVNEMVSRSLFEYVEQDPTRFGNLQCMPPELGRLTSLRTLTCFVVSSDSDCSSLGELKNLNIGGSLELKQLENVTEARNARQANLGNKKELRQLSLRWTSRKEEEQQCNEVLEVLQVHDRLLALEIEAYQGTNFPLWMGALRNMVELRLSWCRKSEQLPPLCQLPALQLLHLEGLTQLQFLCSSCTSSTFGKLKDLKLVDLDNFDRFYDQAVEEELVAFPQLEKLHIERCEKLTALPEAGVLRKWYDGGEYTMVRSAFPGLKSLMLKDLRSFERWEAAIEIEVEHALFPLLETVRIDSCNKLTTLPRAPKLRELFLYMSDGENQQRSLGATRYMTSLSNLELKGIEVDGKDKWDYISSVTNMHLYCCSLFFQSHALALWACFRQLQDLVIYRSNDLIYWPENEFQNLVSLRRLEIWHCKSLVGYAPDQATLELPLPCLESLRIIACHSLVEVFNPTPALKKMDVGSCENLKTISFKQQDKTSLNAGRPSTDVIIASTAVQEDLSPSGRSNFLPSSLETLRINNCDGLLEVLNLPSSLKEIYIGGCSQLQILSGELDALSYLSVDDCPGIKSLVSDLRERYGIFEGRSPSLLGRLCS; encoded by the exons ATGGCTGGACTAGCGGTCAGCCTGGTGGTGGGCCCACTGGTGTCCCTGGTGAAGGAGAAGGCGTCCAACTATCTCCTGGACAAGTACAAGGTGATGGAGGGTATGGAGAAGCAGCACGAGGTCCTCAAGCGCAAGCTGCCTGCCATCCTCGACGTCATCGCCGACGCTGAGAAGCAGGCGTCGTCCCACCGGGGAGGAGTGAAGGAATGGCTTGGCGAGCTCAAGACGGTGGCATACCAGGCGATCGACATCTTTGATGAGTTCGAGTATGAGGCGCTCCGTCGTCAAGCCAAGAAGAATGGGCACATCACCAAGCTTGGCAAGGCTGGAGTAAAGCTCTTTCCTACTCACAACCGTGTTATATTCCGTATCAGGATGGCCAGCAAGCTTCAACGCGTTGTTGACACCATCAACGTCCTTGTGCATCACATGAACGACTTTGGGTTCAACACGCCTCAACACCAGCAGGCACCAGCACTGAAGGAGGGGCGTGAGACGGATTCCAATATCGTTGATCCTAAAAATATTGTTAGCCGATCTAGGCACgaggaaaggaagaaaattgTTGAGATATTGGTCAACGATCAAGCTACCAATGGTGATCTCAAGGTTATTCCCATCGTTGGAATGGGAGGTTTGGGCAAGACCACCCTCGCTCAGCTCATCTACAACGATCCTCAAGTCAAGGATCATTTTCAGCTACTAAAGTGGGTGTGTGTGTCAGATGATTTCAATCTGCGTGATCTTGCCAACAAAATTTGTAACGCTTCCAAGGATTCCCTTGAAAAGGCACTGAAGGAGCTTCAGGAACAGCTTAAAGGAAAGAG GTACCTTCTTGTATTGGATGACGTATGGGATGAGGAGAGCTTCTTGGACAAGTGGGAAAAGTTCAAGGCCTGTCTTGAACAAGGTGGTGTCGGTAGTGCCGTACTGACAACCACCCGTAACACAGAAATAGCTCAATTAATGGGTACAATTGGGATCTCACACGAAAGGAAATACCTTGATGTCGGAACTTTGGGCAACGAATTCATACAGGAAATTATTGAAACAAGAGCATTCAGTTTGCATAAGCGAGATGATGAGCTTGTAAACCTGGTTGGTCCGATTGCAGAGAGATGTGCTGGGTCACCATTGGCAGCCAAAGCTCTGGGGTCTATATTGCGTAAGAAGGCCACTACGGAAGAATGGGAGGATGTGCTACAGAGAAGCAGCATATGCACTGTTGAGACTGGAATTTTGCCTATACTTAAGCTTAGCTACGATGAGTTGCCAACTGACATGAAGCCATGCTTTGCTTTTTGTGCTTTGTATCCAAAGGATTATCAAATTGATGTGGACAACCTTATCCAACTATGGATGGCTAATGGTTTTATCATCTCGGAACAAAACAAGGTACCAATTGAAACCGTGGGTAAACGGATTGTCAACGAGATGGTTTCAAGGTCATTGTTCGAGTATGTGGAGCAAGATCCAACAAGGTTCGG GAACTTACAGTGTATGCCTCCGGAGCTTGGACGACTCACCTCTCTTCGAACACTTACATGTTTTGTAGTGAGCAGTGACTCGGATTGTAGTAGTCTTGGAGAGCTAAAAAATTTGAACATTGGTGGTTCACTAGAGCTAAAGCAGCTCGAAAATGTGACAGAAGCAAGAAATGCAAGACAAGCAAATCTTGGAAATAAGAAGGAACTGAGACAGCTGTCATTAAGGTGGACAAGTCGTAAGGAGGAGGAACAGCAATGTAACGAGGTGCTAGAGGTtctccaagttcatgatagacTACTAGCTCTAGAAATAGAAGCCTACCAAGGCACCAATTTTCCATTATGGATGGGTGCGTTAAGAAACATGGTTGAGCTTCGGCTATCTTGGTGTAGAAAATCTGAGCAGCTTCCTCCATTGTGCCAGTTACCAGCACTACAGCTTCTTCATTTGGAAGGATTGACACAGTTGCAGTTCTTGTGCAGCAGTTGTACATCCTCCACATTTGGAAAGCTTAAGGATCTTAAGCTTGTTGATCTTGATAATTTTGATAGGTTTTATGATCAGGCAGTGGAAGAAGAGCTAGTAGCATTTCCTCAGCTCGAGAAATTGCATATTGAACGCTGCGAAAAGTTGACAGCATTACCAGAAGCGGGAGTGCTCAGAAAATGGTATGATGGTGGAGAATATACAATGGTCCGCTCAGCATTCCCAGGATTGAAGAGCCTCATGTTGAAAGATTTACGGAGCTTTGAGAGATGGGAGGCTGCCATTGAAATTGAAGTAGAACATGCACTATTCCCTTTGCTTGAGACTGTCCGTATTGATAGTTGCAACAAGTTAACCACTCTGCCTAGAGCACCAAAGCTCAGGGAACTATTCCTATATATGAGTGATGGAGAAAACCAACAGAGGTCCCTGGGAGCAACTAGATATATGACGTCACTGTCCAATTTGGAACTGAAAGGAATCGAGGTGGATGGCAAGGACAAATGGGACTATATTTCATCTGTGACAAATATGCACCTTTACTGCTGCAGTTTGTTCTTCCAATCACATGCACTAGCTCTGTGGGCTTGTTTTCGGCAGCTGCAAGATCTGGTTATCTATAGGTCGAATGATCTAATCTACTGGCCGGAAAACGAGTTCCAAAATTTGGTTTCCTTGCGGAGGCTGGAAATTTGGCATTGCAAGAGTCTGGTTGGATATGCTCCTGACCAGGCAACATTAGAGCTACCCCTGCCCTGCCTCGAGTCTCTACGTATAATTGCTTGCCATAGTCTGGTAGAGGTCTTCAACCCTACCCCTGCCCTCAAGAAGATGGATGTTGGATCCTGTGAAAATCTGAAGACCATATCCTTCAAGCAACAGGACAAGACATCATTAAATGCAGGTCGTCCTAGCACTGACGTCATCATAGCATCCACTGCTGTACAGGAGGATCTCTCACCATCCGGCCGGAGTAATTTCCTTCCATCATCTCTAGAAACTCTGAGAATCAATAACTGTGATGGATTGTTAGAGGTTCTCAATCTTCCCTCATCCCTTAAAGAAATATATATTGGTGGTTGCTCCCAACTACAAATCCTATCAGGCGAGCTGGATGCACTCAGTTACCTATCAGTTGACGACTGTCCAGGTATAAAGTCACTTGTTTCAGACCTGCGGGAGCGGTATGGCATTTTTGAAG GACGCTCTCCATCGCTGCTTGGGCGTCTCTGCTCCTAG